Proteins from a genomic interval of Coriobacteriia bacterium:
- a CDS encoding PIN domain-containing protein: MYEVPPPVLDSWAVLAYLHGEPVGVVVRDRLEEARKAGRTLPLCVVNWGEVLYRTFREKGQSEMERVAAAIEGLPISIVDADPVLTIQAAALKGRFRIAYADAYCAALALALGAPVLTGDPEFHQLEPELKVV, encoded by the coding sequence GTGTATGAAGTACCGCCGCCGGTCCTCGACAGCTGGGCCGTTCTGGCTTACCTCCACGGAGAGCCGGTCGGGGTGGTCGTGCGAGATCGGCTCGAGGAGGCCCGAAAAGCCGGTCGGACCCTGCCACTGTGCGTCGTGAACTGGGGCGAGGTCCTCTATCGGACGTTCCGCGAGAAGGGCCAGTCCGAGATGGAGCGGGTGGCCGCGGCTATCGAGGGGCTACCGATCTCGATCGTCGACGCTGACCCCGTGCTCACGATCCAGGCCGCGGCGCTGAAGGGCCGCTTTCGCATCGCTTATGCCGATGCGTATTGCGCCGCTCTTGCCCTGGCGCTCGGCGCACCCGTGCTCACCGGTGACCCCGAGTTCCATCAGCTCGAGCCAGAGCTAAAGGTCGTCTAG
- a CDS encoding AbrB/MazE/SpoVT family DNA-binding domain-containing protein — translation MIVKVSSKGQIVLPVEIRRKYGISAGQRLRLLDVGGHFSLIPVMEDAIAESFGMLKGGSSMTDPLLADRAEDLEFEDRKFGPDRV, via the coding sequence ATGATCGTGAAGGTCTCGTCGAAGGGGCAGATCGTCTTGCCGGTCGAGATCCGCAGGAAGTACGGCATCTCGGCGGGGCAGCGCCTGAGGCTGCTCGATGTCGGAGGTCACTTCAGCCTCATTCCCGTGATGGAGGACGCCATCGCGGAGTCGTTCGGCATGCTGAAGGGCGGTTCGTCGATGACGGATCCGCTGCTTGCGGACCGTGCCGAGGATCTCGAATTCGAGGATCGGAAGTTCGGACCGGACCGTGTATGA